The Leptodactylus fuscus isolate aLepFus1 chromosome 3, aLepFus1.hap2, whole genome shotgun sequence genome has a segment encoding these proteins:
- the DDO gene encoding D-aspartate oxidase, translated as MMSMERIRVAVIGGGLVGLSTALCITESLPQCSVTVISESWSPYTTGDVAAGCLIPHTYPDTSLQQQKEWFKETFDYLFKIANSSEAGEAGIYLLSGWQIFKSAPKETYPFWWQTVLGFHVMNEVELAKFPSYTFGQAFTTIKCQASRYLPWMEKRFKGNGGYLETRKVNNVWDLYGTYNVVVNCSGLGSRDLFHDQSIYPVKGQVVEVNAPWIKHFIRDGDGNTYIYPGISHVTLGGTRQKDDWSCLPNAQASKGILDRCCQLEPSLHDASVIQEKAGLRPTRSSLRVEKDILIKDEKQLLVIHNYGHGGGGFSFHWGTAKTATKILQELIPSLQNAYAKSKL; from the exons GTCAATGGAAAGGATACGAGTTGCAGTAATTGGAGGAGGACTGGTTGGTCTCTCAACAGCACTTTGCATTACAGAAAGTCTTCCGCAGTGTTCAGTCACTGTTATTTCTGAGTCATGGTCCCCATACACCACAGGTGATGTTGCAGCAGGATGCCTTATCCCTCATACTTATCCTG ACACATCACTtcagcaacaaaaggaatggtTTAAAGAAACATTTGACTATTTGTTCAAAATCGCTAACTCCTCAGAGGCTGGCGAAGCTGGCATCTATTTGCTTTCAGG GTGGCAAATATTCAAGTCAGCCCCAAAAGAAACCTATCCATTTTGGTGGCAAACTGTTCTAGGCTTCCATGTGATGAATGAGGTAGAACTGGCAAAATTCCCATCTTACACATTTGGTCAGGCTTTCACAACAATAAAATGCCAGGCTTCACGATATTTACCTTGGATGGAGAAAAG ATTTAAAGGCAATGGAGGATACCTGGAAACAAGAAAAGTAAACAATGTCTGGGATCTATATGGCACTTACAATGTGGTTGTGAACTGTTCAGGACTAGGTTCAAGGGATCTGTTTCATGATCAGTCTATATATCCTGTCAAAGGACAAGTAGTGGAGGTCAATGCTCCATGGATAAAACATTTCATTAGAGACGGTGATGGGAACACTTACATTTACCCTGGAATATCTCATGTTACACTCGGAGGAACAAGACAAAAGGATGACTGGAGTTGTCTACCAAATGCACAGGCTAGTAAAGGTATTTTAGATCGATGTTGTCAACTGGAACCTTCACTGCACGATGCCTCAGTAATTCAAGAAAAGGCGGGCCTAAGGCCAACTCGTTCATCCTTAAGGGTAGAAAAAGATATTCTTATTAAAGATGAAAAACAACTTCTTGTTATTCACAACTATGGTCATGGTGGTGGAGGGTTTTCTTTTCACTGGGGAACTGCTAAAACAGCCACTAAAATACTGCAAGAGTTAATTCCTTCATTACAGAATGCTTATGCCAAATCTAAATTATAA